Proteins from one Thioflavicoccus mobilis 8321 genomic window:
- a CDS encoding alanine/glycine:cation symporter family protein, which produces MELITNAIQGLNGLVWGPPMLVLILGTGLYLTIGLRFMPLRHLGYGFQMLWRGRAGLGAGDITPFNALMTSLSATIGTGNIAGVGTAIAIGGPGALFWMWCTALVGMATKYAETVLAMKYREVDEKGAYVGGPMYYIRNGLGKKWTWLAIAFAVFGAMAGFGIGNTVQANSVADVLETNFAVPNWVTGAVMAVLVGLVLIGGIRWIAQVAGRLVPFMAIAYIGGGLVVLLANLGEIPHAIQQIVQFAFTPAAGLGGFAGAGVMLAIQMGVARGIFSNEAGLGSAPMAHASARNDDPVAQGTVGMLGTFIDTLIVCTITGLVIMVSGVWSSGETGAALSSAAFEAGLAGFGGYIVGLGLALFAFTTILGWSVYGERCIEYLFGVRAIVPFRLVWVAAIPAGAMLHLDFVWLVADTLNALMAIPNLIALLLLSPVVFRVTREYFAQSR; this is translated from the coding sequence ATGGAGCTGATCACCAACGCGATCCAAGGGTTGAACGGGCTGGTCTGGGGTCCGCCGATGCTGGTGCTGATTCTCGGCACCGGCCTCTATCTGACGATCGGGCTGCGCTTCATGCCGTTGCGTCATCTGGGCTACGGTTTCCAGATGCTCTGGCGCGGTCGCGCCGGGCTCGGAGCCGGCGATATCACGCCCTTCAACGCCCTGATGACCTCGCTGTCGGCGACTATCGGGACAGGCAACATCGCCGGCGTGGGCACGGCCATCGCGATCGGCGGTCCGGGCGCCCTGTTTTGGATGTGGTGCACGGCCCTCGTCGGTATGGCGACCAAGTACGCCGAGACGGTGCTCGCGATGAAGTACCGCGAGGTCGACGAGAAGGGCGCCTATGTCGGCGGACCCATGTACTACATCCGCAACGGGTTGGGGAAGAAATGGACCTGGCTGGCGATCGCCTTCGCCGTGTTCGGGGCGATGGCCGGTTTCGGCATCGGCAATACGGTGCAGGCCAATTCGGTCGCCGACGTATTGGAGACGAATTTCGCCGTGCCGAACTGGGTCACCGGTGCGGTCATGGCCGTGCTCGTCGGGCTGGTGTTGATCGGCGGCATCCGTTGGATCGCGCAGGTCGCCGGTCGGCTGGTGCCCTTCATGGCCATCGCCTATATCGGTGGTGGTCTGGTCGTGCTGCTCGCCAACCTGGGCGAGATCCCGCACGCGATCCAGCAGATCGTCCAGTTCGCCTTCACGCCGGCGGCCGGTCTCGGCGGGTTCGCCGGGGCCGGGGTGATGCTGGCGATCCAGATGGGTGTGGCCCGCGGCATCTTCTCGAACGAGGCCGGCCTCGGCAGCGCGCCCATGGCCCATGCCTCGGCCCGCAACGACGACCCGGTCGCCCAGGGCACCGTCGGCATGCTCGGCACCTTCATCGACACCCTGATCGTCTGCACCATCACCGGTCTGGTGATCATGGTCTCCGGCGTCTGGTCATCGGGCGAGACGGGCGCTGCGCTTTCCTCGGCCGCCTTCGAGGCCGGCCTGGCCGGTTTCGGCGGCTACATCGTCGGGCTGGGTCTAGCGCTGTTCGCCTTCACGACCATCCTGGGCTGGAGCGTCTACGGCGAGCGCTGCATCGAGTATCTCTTCGGCGTGCGAGCGATCGTTCCGTTCCGGTTGGTCTGGGTCGCCGCGATACCGGCCGGCGCCATGCTACATCTGGATTTCGTCTGGCTGGTCGCCGACACGCTGAACGCCCTGATGGCGATCCCGAACCTGATCGCCTTGCTGCTCCTCTCGCCGGTTGTCTTTCGAGTCACTCGCGAATACTTCGCGCAGTCGCGGTAG
- a CDS encoding BolA family protein: MSRKTRIEETLGAELSPTHLQVIDESDRHAVEPGAESHFKVVAVSPAFANLALLARHRRVNAALASEFAAGLHALSIHAWTPEEWAQKGATVPESPPCRGGSKVLPQETEIAR, encoded by the coding sequence ATGAGCCGCAAGACCCGTATCGAGGAGACCCTCGGGGCCGAGCTGTCGCCGACACATCTCCAAGTCATCGACGAGAGCGACCGTCACGCCGTAGAACCTGGGGCTGAATCCCACTTCAAGGTCGTGGCGGTCAGCCCGGCGTTCGCCAACCTCGCCCTCCTCGCTCGGCATCGGCGCGTCAACGCCGCCCTCGCCTCCGAATTCGCCGCCGGCTTGCATGCCCTTTCGATCCATGCCTGGACACCTGAGGAATGGGCGCAAAAGGGCGCGACTGTGCCGGAATCGCCACCGTGCCGCGGCGGGTCCAAGGTCCTACCCCAGGAGACCGAGATCGCTCGGTAA